One Eublepharis macularius isolate TG4126 chromosome 6, MPM_Emac_v1.0, whole genome shotgun sequence DNA segment encodes these proteins:
- the NODAL gene encoding LOW QUALITY PROTEIN: nodal homolog (The sequence of the model RefSeq protein was modified relative to this genomic sequence to represent the inferred CDS: inserted 1 base in 1 codon; deleted 3 bases in 2 codons; substituted 2 bases at 2 genomic stop codons), with the protein MIAECVCKAGQKWNTIFSFSVSRQGEELQVAELRLHLSRPERKFPSLSGPVWVGLFHQQEETCQSGHNSSHTVHLGSFTVPPSFPSWWLALEVLQQLSEWFANSSSKEXFQYDQIRWKHNLKRVATCCGLPANKAFLVLFSRFSKGEREVSSSALFQRVKXLKYFIYKASKDPLWSTKRRRRHNKPLNSSFLNSEEWESKYLCQKVDFHVDFDQIGWGSWIVYPKQYNAFHCEGKCPVLLDEGFQPTNNAYLQSFLKYFYPEQVPASSCIPVKLRPLRLLYXEGRLSIGHHEEMTVEECGCH; encoded by the exons atgaTTGcagagt GTGTCTGTAAAGCGGGACAGAAATGGAACACCATTTTCAGCTTTTCTGTTAGTAGACAAGGAGAGGAGTTGCAGGTGGCTGAGTTAAGACTCCATCTCTCCAGGCCTGAGAGAAAATTTCCCTCCCTCAGTGGTCCAGTTTGGGTAGGCTTATTTCACCAGCAGGAAGAAACTTGCCAAAGTGGTCACAACAGCTCACACACTGTCCATTTGGGCTCCTTTACGGTGCCCCCGTCGTTCCCTTCATGGTGGCTAGCCTTGGAAGTCTTGCAGCAACTCTCCGAGTGGTTCGCCAATAGCAGCTCAAAAGAATAATTTCAGTATGATCAAATAAGGTGGAAGCACAATCTCAAGAGAGTGGCCACGTGCTGT GGTCTGCCAGCAAACAAAGCATTCTTGGTGCTGTTCTCCAGGTTTtccaaaggagagagagaagttaGCAGCTCAGCCTTGTTTCAAAGAGTGA ACTTGAAATACTTTATCTACAAGGCTTCCAAAGACCCCCTCTGGAGCACAAAGAGACGCAGGCGTCACAATAAGCCCCTCAACTCATCTTTCCTGAACTCAGAAGAATGGGAATCCAAATACCTGTGCCAAAAAGTGGACTTCCATGTAGATTTTGATCAGATAGGCTGG GGCTCTTGGATTGTATACCCCAAGCAGTACAATGCCTTCCACTGTGAGGGGAAGTGTCCTGTCCTGCTGGATGAGGGATTTCAACCCACAAACAATGCCTACCTACAG agttttctaaaatatttttaccCAGAACAagttcctgcctcctcctgcatacCAGTAAAACTGAGACCACTTCGCCTGCTCTATTAAGAAGGAAGGCTGAGTATTGGTCACCACGAGGAGATGACCGTAGAAGAATGTGGCTGCCACTGA
- the LOC129332721 gene encoding putative nuclease HARBI1, with protein MTRDTFENIVRILRPRLERQTTSFRKPVPVEKRVAVAIWCLATGSCYRQAKDQFGIGLATVCSAVLEVCYALETELLSKTICLGGEVGTVMDGFAALGFPHCIGAIDGTHIPICAPGGSPEQYGNRKKFSSILLQGTVDHRGRFIDVEIGWSGKNHDAFVFRNSAICAAMDAGTFIPGNPSLQLGDVTVPPLIISDGAYPLRRWLMKPYGNHGETDAHRHFDRSLSRSRNVVERCFGRLKSRWRCLASRLNCREENVVAVVTACAILHNICEERGHNSVSCLGDPNPVLVPQEEDADLEPDRGHLEEGKVVREALSTFMFTDFRR; from the exons ATGACGCGTGACACCTTTGAGAACATTGTCCGCATCCTCAGACCCCGTCTGGAGCGTCAAACTACGTCCTTCCGAAAACCAGTGCCAGTTGAAAAAAGGGTTGCGGTGGCAATCTGGTGCCTTGCCACAGGCAGCTGTTACAGGCAGGCAAAAGACCAGTTCGGCATCGGCCTTGCCACCGTGTGTTCCGCGGTTTTAGAGGTCTGCTATGCATTGGAGACAGAGCTTCTATCGAAGACCATATGCTTGGGTGGCGAAGTGGGAACG GTTATGGACGGATTTGCAGCACTGGGTTTCCCACATTGCATTGGAGCAATAGACGGGACACATATTCCAATATGTGCTCCTGGCGGAAGCCCGGAGCAGTatggaaacagaaagaaatttTCATCAATACTCCTTCAAGGGACTGTGGACCATCGCGGGCGATTCATAGACGTCGAAATCGGGTGGAGCGGAAAGAATCACGACGCCTTTGTGTTCAGGAACTCAGCAATTTGTGCCGCCATGGATGCAGGAACATTCATTCCTGGAAATCCCAGTCTTCAGTTGGGAGATGTCACTGTCCCCCCTCTAATTATTTCTGATGGAGCTTATCCTCTTCGACGTTGGCTCATGAAGCCATATGGAAACCACGGAGAAACAGATGCCCACAGACATTTCGACAGATCACTTTCCCGCTCTAGGAATGTGGTGGAGAGATGTTTTGGCCGTTTAAAATCAAGATGGAGGTGTTTGGCCAGCCGCCTCAATTGcagagaggagaacgtggtgGCGGTGGTGACGGCCTGCGCCATCCTGCATAACATCTGTGAGGAGCGTGGACACAATTCTGTTAGTTGCCTGGGTGATCCCAATCCGGTATTGGTTCCACAGGAAGAGGATGCAGATTTGGAACCGGACAGAGGCCACTTAGAGGAGGGGAAAGTCGTGCGAGAGGCTCTGTCCACATTCATGTTTACTGACTTTCGACGTTGA